In the genome of Actinobacillus lignieresii, the window TTTAGTTATTTGCGGATCGCTAACCGTATTACTGATTATTTTCCCTATGTTGTTTTATCGTTTAGGGCGAAAATCCGGTGCAATCGTTATACAAGCGCGAGCAAATTATCGCAGTCAATTTATTGAATGGATCCAAATGCACGCTGAGTTTTTATTATTCGGTGTGGTGGCGCAAGCAACTTACAAACTGAATCAAACGGAAAAAGAGTGGTTGAATGCACAAAGTAAAGAAAGCAGATTAACCGGCTTATCCAACGCATTGCTGATCTTTTCGAACGGCATTTTGCTTTGCGTGGTGATTTATTTAGCGTCCACCGCAATTAACGTACCTTCCGCCGAATATCCGGAAGCGTTGATTGCACTTGTGGTTTTTTGTGTCATGGCATCGGCGGAGATTTTAATGCCGATTGGCTTAGCATTCTTACATTTAGGACAAGTGATTACTGCGGCAGAACGTTTAAATGAAATTACCGAACAACAGCCGTCGGTCAGCTTCGGCAGTAAAAACGATTGGCAAAAAATCGAGCAAAACAGACCGCTTGTCCAATTTGAAAACGTGACATTTACCTATCCGAATCGGATTGATCCGGTGTTACAAAATATTTCATTTGAAATTTGTGCCGGACAAAAAGTGGCGATTTTAGGTAAAACGGGTAGCGGTAAGAGTACTATTTTCCAATTACTTAATCGTAATTATGACTCGACAAGCGGTCAAATTCGTCTAAATGCTTGCAATATTGCCGATTATGCGGAACCCGTGTTACGTCAGCATATCGTGACGTTAAGTCAGCGAGTGCATATTTTTAACAGTAGCTTGCGAGATAACTTATTATTCGGCTATGCACAGGCGACGGACGTCCAATTAATTACGGTGTTAAATCAAGTGGGATTAGCTTATTTATTAGATGAGCAAGGTTTGGATTTATGGCTGGGAGAAGGCGGCCGACCGCTTTCTGGCGGTGAACAACGTCGCTTAGGTTTGGCACGTTTATTACTAAGCCAAGCGGAAATCGTGTTACTGGACGAACCGACCGAGGGATTGGATCGTGAAACCGAACAGCAAATTTTGGCGTTAATTTTAGCCCATAGCCAAAATCGAACGCTATTGATGATTACTCATCGCTTACACGGCTTGGATAAATTCGATAAAGTCTATCGAATGGACAACGGTAAATTTATTAATTAAGCCAATACGCTTTAAAAGGACGCAAACGGTTACGTTGGCGTCTTTTCTATTCTTTTCAACAATAAATTTCTTGCTTTTTCATTCAAAAATAAACAAAAAAGTGTTATATTGACAATCAATTTTGATTTTATCTTTTCTTAATCATTTCATTTATTTTGGATTTATGGCTACCAATTATCACGATATTACGATTGCTTTTGCAGGTGTTTGCCAAGCGGTTAGTTTAGTTCAACAATTTGCTCACAAAGGTACTGCGGATCGTGAGATTTTTTCCAATTCAATTAAGAGTTTACTCGTTACTCAACCGGATTCGACCTTAGCGGTGTTTGACGGTCAGTTAGCCAATTTAAAATTAGGACTGGAAACGGCTCAAGCGCAAATGGGTAGCCAAAACGGTAAATTGGATACGGAAATCGGTCGCTATTGGATTAATGTCCTCGCACTCAGCCAAAAATTAAATAAAAATCCTGAAGCCAAAGCCAAATTGGCGGAGCGTTTACAGCAAATTGAACATCAATTACCGCTCTATGAAAATGATATTATGGCGGATCAAATGATTGCGAATTTAGCTGCGATTTACAGCGATGTGATTAGCCCACTCGGTTCAAAAATCCATGTATTAGGTTTACAAGATTATCTGGTGCGTCCGGATATTCAGCAAAAAATCCGAGCCAGTCTATTAGCCGGTATTCGAGCCGGTATTTTATGGCAACAAGTCGGCGGAACTCGCTGGCAATTCTTATTTTCCCGTAGAAAGATTCTTAATCAGGCACAACAGTTTTACAAAAGTATTTAAACAAGTTCTCCGTAATGGAGAACTTGTTCCGAACATTTATTTATTTGGAGAAAACAATGGAACTTACCGCTTTAACAGCATTATCCCCAATCGATGGTCGTTACCAAGACAAAGCTGCCGCATTACGCCCGATTTTTAGTGAATTCGGTTTACTAAAATTCCGTGTAACGGTAGAGGTTCGTTGGTTACAAAAATTGGCTTCTCAAGCACAAATCAAAGAAGTTCCTGCTTTTTCTGAAAAAGCAAACGATTACCTAAATCAAATTGTAGCAAATTTCTCAATTGAAGATGCAAACCGTATCAAAACAATTGAACGCACTACCAACCACGACGTAAAAGCGGTGGAATATTTCTTAAAAGAAAAATGTGAAGCGTTACCTGAATTACAAGCAGTAAATGAATTTATTCATTTTGCTTGTACCTCGGAAGATATTAACAATACTTCACACGCACTAATGCTAAAAACGGCACGTGAAGAAGTATTATTGCCGGAATGGAAAAAAGTGATTGATGCGGTAGTAGAACTAGCAAAACGTTATCAACATATTCCGTTACTTTCTCGTACGCACGGTCAGCCGGCAAGCCCGACAACCATCGGTAAAGAGATGGCAAACGTAGCATATCGTCTCAAACGTCAATACAAACAACTCGAAAATTTAGAGATCTTAGCGAAAATCAATGGTGCGGTAGGTAACTATAATGCGCATTTATCGGCTTATCCTGATGTGGATTGGCATACGTTCAGCCAAGAGTTTGTAGTATCGTTAGGCGTAACTTGGAACCCGTACACCACACAAATTGAACCGCACGATTACATTGCGGAATTCTTTGATTGTGTGGCACGTTTTAATACGATCGTAATTGATTTTGACCGTGATATGTGGGGCTATATTGCGTTAAATCACTTCAAACAACGCACGATTGCCGGTGAAATCGGTTCGTCCACCATGCCGCACAAAGTGAACCCGATCGACTTTGAAAACTCGGAAGGTAACCTTGGCTTAGCGAATGCGGTAATGAACCATTTAGGTCAAAAACTACCGATTTCTCGTTGGCAGCGTGACTTAACCGACTCAACCGTATTACGTAACTTAGGTGTCGGTTTAGGCTATTGCTTAATCGCTTATGCTGCAACTTTAAAAGGTGTAAGTAAGTTGGAAGTAAACGAACAACATTTACGTGACGAGTTAAATCAAAACTGGGAAGTATTAGCAGAGCCGATTCAAACGGTAATGCGCCGTTACGGTATCGAAAAACCATACGAGAAACTGAAAGAATTAACGCGCGGTAAACGTGTCGATGAAGCGGCGATGCGAGAGTTTATCGAGAAACTTGAGATTCCGGCGGAAGAAAAAGTGCGCTTAAGAGAGATGACGCCGGCAAGTTATATCGGTTATGCGGTAGAACTTGTTGAAAAATTGTAAAATTTAAGTTAAAAATGACCGCTGGTAAGTGGTCATTTTTTTGAAAACTTTGCGGAGGAATAAGTAAATGAAACAATCTATTCGTCACAATAAAATTATCGAACTGGTTAATCAGTTAGGTTATGTCAGTACGGAAGAATTAGTTGCCCAATTAGATGTCAGTTCTCAAACGATTCGCCGTGATTTAAACGAATTAGCCGAAAAGAATTTGATCCGTCGCCATCACGGTGGTGCGGGTATGCCGTCTAACAGCGAAAACAGTGATTATACCGAACGTAAACAGTTTTTCTCGGAACAAAAAAATGAAATTGCGCGCCACGTAGCGGCAATGATCCCGAACGGTGCTTCATTATTCTTAGATATCGGTACAACCTCTGAAGCGGTGGCTTATGCACTGTTATCGCATCAAAATTTGCGTATTGTGACCAATAACCTTAATGCCGCACATATTTTAATGCAGAAGGAAGATTTCCATATTACGGTAGCCGGCGGTAATTTGCGTACCGACGGCGGTTTAATCGGTGAAGCAACGGTGAATTTTATCAGTCAATTCCGCTTGGATTTCGGTATTTTGGGCATTAGTGCGATCGATAGTGACGGCTCAATGCTCGATTACGATTACCACGAAGTGCAAGTGAAACGCGCTTTGATGCAGAGTTCCCGCCAAGTGATTTTGGTAACCGATCATTCAAAATTCAGTCGTAGCGCAATTGTGCGTTTAGGCGACATTACCGAAGTGAATTATTTGTTTACAGATTTGCCGTTACCTTTAGAATTACAGCAACGATTAGTTTCAACCAAAGTAGCAGTACAAATCTGCGGTAATTAATGACAACTTTTTTTCAACAACATTTTTCTCGGAATAAATGGCTGGCGTATGCACAATTAATGCGCTTTGATAAGCCGATTGGAACTTTACTTTTGCTTCACCCGACATTATGGGCGTTATTTGCCGCCGCAGGCGGTATGCCGCCGTTGTCCGTGTTAGTGATTTTCGTGTTAGGCGTAATCGTTATGCGTGCCGCCGGCTGTGTGATTAACGATTATGCCGATCGCCATATTGACGGTGAAGTAAAACGTACCTCACAGCGCCCGCTTGCCACTGGACGAGTAACAACTACGGAAGCGAAAATACTGTTCGTATTGTTGCTGTGTATCGCTTTTGTTTTGGACTTATTGCTTAACCGATATACTTTTTTACTGTCGTTTGTTGCGGTCGCGTTAGCGATTAT includes:
- the cydC gene encoding heme ABC transporter ATP-binding protein/permease CydC, with translation MKSIFPFLSLYRTHWGRLLLGIVLAIAGLTASIGLLSLSGWFLSASFLAGSAIIFNFFYPSSGVRGLAIGRTISRYFERLVTHDATFRVLANLRVTVFRKLIPLSPSGLNRFRNSELLNRLVADVDTLDTLYLNLISPFVSAIMLIVFMGIGLTFVSPLLALVICGSLTVLLIIFPMLFYRLGRKSGAIVIQARANYRSQFIEWIQMHAEFLLFGVVAQATYKLNQTEKEWLNAQSKESRLTGLSNALLIFSNGILLCVVIYLASTAINVPSAEYPEALIALVVFCVMASAEILMPIGLAFLHLGQVITAAERLNEITEQQPSVSFGSKNDWQKIEQNRPLVQFENVTFTYPNRIDPVLQNISFEICAGQKVAILGKTGSGKSTIFQLLNRNYDSTSGQIRLNACNIADYAEPVLRQHIVTLSQRVHIFNSSLRDNLLFGYAQATDVQLITVLNQVGLAYLLDEQGLDLWLGEGGRPLSGGEQRRLGLARLLLSQAEIVLLDEPTEGLDRETEQQILALILAHSQNRTLLMITHRLHGLDKFDKVYRMDNGKFIN
- the hflD gene encoding high frequency lysogenization protein HflD encodes the protein MATNYHDITIAFAGVCQAVSLVQQFAHKGTADREIFSNSIKSLLVTQPDSTLAVFDGQLANLKLGLETAQAQMGSQNGKLDTEIGRYWINVLALSQKLNKNPEAKAKLAERLQQIEHQLPLYENDIMADQMIANLAAIYSDVISPLGSKIHVLGLQDYLVRPDIQQKIRASLLAGIRAGILWQQVGGTRWQFLFSRRKILNQAQQFYKSI
- the purB gene encoding adenylosuccinate lyase, which gives rise to MELTALTALSPIDGRYQDKAAALRPIFSEFGLLKFRVTVEVRWLQKLASQAQIKEVPAFSEKANDYLNQIVANFSIEDANRIKTIERTTNHDVKAVEYFLKEKCEALPELQAVNEFIHFACTSEDINNTSHALMLKTAREEVLLPEWKKVIDAVVELAKRYQHIPLLSRTHGQPASPTTIGKEMANVAYRLKRQYKQLENLEILAKINGAVGNYNAHLSAYPDVDWHTFSQEFVVSLGVTWNPYTTQIEPHDYIAEFFDCVARFNTIVIDFDRDMWGYIALNHFKQRTIAGEIGSSTMPHKVNPIDFENSEGNLGLANAVMNHLGQKLPISRWQRDLTDSTVLRNLGVGLGYCLIAYAATLKGVSKLEVNEQHLRDELNQNWEVLAEPIQTVMRRYGIEKPYEKLKELTRGKRVDEAAMREFIEKLEIPAEEKVRLREMTPASYIGYAVELVEKL
- a CDS encoding DeoR/GlpR family transcriptional regulator; protein product: MKQSIRHNKIIELVNQLGYVSTEELVAQLDVSSQTIRRDLNELAEKNLIRRHHGGAGMPSNSENSDYTERKQFFSEQKNEIARHVAAMIPNGASLFLDIGTTSEAVAYALLSHQNLRIVTNNLNAAHILMQKEDFHITVAGGNLRTDGGLIGEATVNFISQFRLDFGILGISAIDSDGSMLDYDYHEVQVKRALMQSSRQVILVTDHSKFSRSAIVRLGDITEVNYLFTDLPLPLELQQRLVSTKVAVQICGN